Within the Anas acuta chromosome 23, bAnaAcu1.1, whole genome shotgun sequence genome, the region TGGGTTGGGGGGTGGAGGAGCCCAGCGGCCGGGCTGGGATAGGACAGGGATGGGCGAGCGGTGCCAGTGGGGTGAACATTAACCCGCCAGCAGCTggcctccagccctgccacccacaCAGCACCATGGCCACCGCTAACGACAGAGCCGTCCTGCAGACCATTTTCAACCCCAGCACTCCGTTTGGGGACATCCCTGGACTggatgatgaggaggaggaCGTCCAGGAGGAAGGTGAGGCAGGTGCAGCTCCAGGTTCCTGCGGGTTGCTTCCCAtgggcaggggagcagcccctctccttcctgctgGGCTGCCTCCCAGGGGTGGTTTGGGGTCTGCTCTGCATCCCTGGGGCTGGATTTGGGGACCTGGGACAGGTacctggggatggaggggaggtcctggggctgcaccaAGCAGGGCACTGGGTGCCCACAACCCCGGTGCTGGCGCCTGCCCACTGTGGAGCACAGGCCGAGGGCTTGCTGCCTTTGTCACGACACAGAGGAGACTTTTGCGcccgagctgctggagcaggtccgggacctggagctgcagggggtTTCTGCTGCTGAATCTGGAGATGTGAGCACTGCCCTGGAACGCTTCAACGAGGCCATCCGCCTGCTCCCCGAGCGCGCCTCGGGATACAACAACCGTGCCCAGGCCCTGCGCCTCAAGGGGGACGTGGCAGGTAAGGGCTATAGGGCCAGGCACTGGGGCAAAGCACCGgactcccccagctccccgccaCCTTTTGCCTTGTCCAGGTGCCCTGCAGGACTTGGACACCGCCATCCGCCTGGCCAGGGGCTGCGGCCGCGCCGCCTGCCAGAGCTTCGTGCAGCGGGGGCTGATCCGCCGGCTGCAGGCCCGCGATGAGGACGCCCGGCGGGACTTCCAGCGTGCGGCCCGCCTGGGCAGCGCGTTCGCCCggcagcagctggtgctgctcaACCCCTACTCGGCCCTCTGCAACCAGATGCTCTGTGAGATGCTGGGGCGGCTGCGCAACCCCAACAGCGCCGGCAGCGActgaggctgcagctgctggagcccccCTCCCGGCAGTAGCAGGACTGCCTGTGAGCCCCCAGGAGGTTTGAAGCCCGGCGGAGGCAGCAGCACTCAGCCCGTCTGaccccagggtgccctgaggAAAGCTTCCTGCGCTCCGGCTTTGTCCCAGCTCTGTTCCGCCCCAAATAAAACCTCGCTGTCTGCCCAGCAGGGCTCTGGCTGCGGCGTTGTCGGTGCTTGCGGCGTCACACCCGGCTCCAATTCCCTGCACAGCTCAGCGCCAGGCTGGGCCAaaggggctgagcccccctCAAAACAAAGACCTGGGGGCGTGGGGGGGCCTggcccctgctcctccagctgccgTTCTACAGCGGCCATGACCCCGCGGCTGCCCCTGCTCAGAGGCGCAGCTGAAGCAGGGACGCTCGGGGCCGCGACCGCGCCTGCGTGCCCAGGCGCCGCGCTGCAGGACGGGCAgggcgcagcagcagcagagctgcag harbors:
- the TTC36 gene encoding tetratricopeptide repeat protein 36, with the protein product MATANDRAVLQTIFNPSTPFGDIPGLDDEEEDVQEEEETFAPELLEQVRDLELQGVSAAESGDVSTALERFNEAIRLLPERASGYNNRAQALRLKGDVAGALQDLDTAIRLARGCGRAACQSFVQRGLIRRLQARDEDARRDFQRAARLGSAFARQQLVLLNPYSALCNQMLCEMLGRLRNPNSAGSD